Proteins from a single region of Apium graveolens cultivar Ventura chromosome 7, ASM990537v1, whole genome shotgun sequence:
- the LOC141671029 gene encoding phosphomevalonate kinase, peroxisomal isoform X1: MAVVASAPGKVLMTGGYLILERPNAGLVLSTNARFYAIVKPLCDELKPDSWAWAWTDVKLTSPQMSRETTYKLSLKHLLLQCTASSDSRNPFVEYAVQYSVAAAYANFDSDKKNVLHKLLLKGLDITILGSNDFYSYRKQIEALGLPLSPESLASLPPFTSITLNAEESNGETSKPEVAKTGLGSSAAMTTAVVAALLNYLGVVNLSPLSDDQDNTGTADLDVVHAISQTAHCIAQGKVGSGFDISSAVYGSQRYVRFSPEVLSSAQVAYEGKPLDEVISEVLKGQWDHERTKFSLPPMMTLLLGEPGTGGSSTPSMVGAVKKWLKSDPERSGDTWSKLSNANSALEKQLNLLSKSAAEHADAYQCVINNCSIRKSEEWMEHATEPRQVEIVKALLESRGSMLEIRNHMRLMGEAAGIPIEPVSQTQLLDATMNTEGVLLAGVPGAGGFDAVFAVTLGKASSTNLTKAWSSHNVLAMLVREDPRGVILEINDPRAREITSALSAIHVE; encoded by the exons ATGGCTGT CGTTGCATCTGCTCCTGGAAAAGTGTTGATGACAGGTGGATATTTGATTCTGGAGAGGCCTAATGCTGGACTTGTGCTTAGTACTAATGCTCGATTTTACGCGATTGTTAAGCCTCTGTGTGATGAGCTTAAACCTGATAGCTGGGCTTGG GCGTGGACAGATGTAAAGTTAACTTCTCCTCAAATGTCAAGGGAAACTACATATAAGCTGTCACTAAAACATCTACTACTGCAGTGTACTGCTTCGAG TGACTCGAGGAACCCCTTTGTAGAGTATGCTGTGCAATATTCTGTGGCAGCAGCATATGCGAATTTTGACAGTGATAAGAAGAATGTGTTGCACAAACTACTTTTAAAAG GTCTGGATATAACAATTTTGGGTTCCAATGACTTCTATTCATACCGGAAGCAG ATTGAAGCCCTTGGCCTCCCTTTGTCCCCAGAATCCTTAGCTAGCCTTCCACCCTTCACTTCAATTACTCTCAACGCGGAGGAGTCAAATGGAGAAACATCCAAGCCTGAAGTTGCAAAAACTGGATTGGGATCATCTGCGGCCATGACGACTGCTGTGGTTGCTGCATTACTTAATTACCTTGGTGTTGTCAACCTTTCCCCGTTAAGTGATGATCAAGATAATACGGGAACTGCAGATCTTGATGTTGTGCATGCAATATCTCAAACTGCTCATTGCATTGCACAAGGAAAAGTGGGAAGCGGATTTGATATTAGTTCAGCAGTTTACGGAAGTCAACGTTATGTTCGCTTCTCACCTGAAGTTCTTTCTTCAGCACAG GTTGCATATGAAGGCAAGCCATTGGATGAAGTTATTAGTGAAGTCTTAAAAGGCCAGTGGGATCATGAGAGGACTAAATTCTCGTTACCTCCAATGATGACACTG TTACTTGGTGAGCCGGGAACTGGTGGATCATCCACGCCATCAATGGTTGGTGCTGTCAAGAAATGGCTGAAGTCTGATCCTGAAAGGTCTGGAGATACCTGGTCAAAGTTGTCTAATGCAAACTCAGCTCTTGAAAAACAACTGAATCTTTTAAGTAAATCAGCAGCTGAACATGCAGATGCATATCAATGTGTAATAAACAACTGCAGTATTCGCAAGTCTGAAGAG TGGATGGAACATGCAACTGAACCAAGACAAGTAGAAATTGTAAAAGCATTATTAGAATCTAGGGGTTCTATGCTTGAGATCAGGAATCACATGCGATTAATGGGAGAGGCTGCAGGCATTCCA ATAGAACCTGTATCGCAAACGCAGCTGTTGGATGCTACAATGAACACTGAGGGAGTCCTGTTGGCGGGAGTTCCTGGTGCAGGTGGATTTGATGCTGTATTTGCTGTCACCTTAGGGAAAGCGAGTAGCACCAATCTCACGAAAGCATGGAGTTCACACAATGTTTTGGCCATGCTAGTGAGGGAAGATCCTCGAGGAGTTATCTTAGAAATTAATGACCCTCGTGCTAGGGAGATTACATCTGCCTTATCAGCAATTCATGTTGAATGA
- the LOC141671029 gene encoding phosphomevalonate kinase, peroxisomal isoform X2 produces the protein MLDLCLVLMLDFTRLLSLCVMSLNLIAGLGCVIFDAWTDVKLTSPQMSRETTYKLSLKHLLLQCTASSDSRNPFVEYAVQYSVAAAYANFDSDKKNVLHKLLLKGLDITILGSNDFYSYRKQIEALGLPLSPESLASLPPFTSITLNAEESNGETSKPEVAKTGLGSSAAMTTAVVAALLNYLGVVNLSPLSDDQDNTGTADLDVVHAISQTAHCIAQGKVGSGFDISSAVYGSQRYVRFSPEVLSSAQVAYEGKPLDEVISEVLKGQWDHERTKFSLPPMMTLLLGEPGTGGSSTPSMVGAVKKWLKSDPERSGDTWSKLSNANSALEKQLNLLSKSAAEHADAYQCVINNCSIRKSEEWMEHATEPRQVEIVKALLESRGSMLEIRNHMRLMGEAAGIPIEPVSQTQLLDATMNTEGVLLAGVPGAGGFDAVFAVTLGKASSTNLTKAWSSHNVLAMLVREDPRGVILEINDPRAREITSALSAIHVE, from the exons ATGCTGGACTTGTGCTTAGTACTAATGCTCGATTTTACGCGATTGTTAAGCCTCTGTGTGATGAGCTTAAACCTGATAGCTGGGCTTGGGTGTGTGATTTTTGAT GCGTGGACAGATGTAAAGTTAACTTCTCCTCAAATGTCAAGGGAAACTACATATAAGCTGTCACTAAAACATCTACTACTGCAGTGTACTGCTTCGAG TGACTCGAGGAACCCCTTTGTAGAGTATGCTGTGCAATATTCTGTGGCAGCAGCATATGCGAATTTTGACAGTGATAAGAAGAATGTGTTGCACAAACTACTTTTAAAAG GTCTGGATATAACAATTTTGGGTTCCAATGACTTCTATTCATACCGGAAGCAG ATTGAAGCCCTTGGCCTCCCTTTGTCCCCAGAATCCTTAGCTAGCCTTCCACCCTTCACTTCAATTACTCTCAACGCGGAGGAGTCAAATGGAGAAACATCCAAGCCTGAAGTTGCAAAAACTGGATTGGGATCATCTGCGGCCATGACGACTGCTGTGGTTGCTGCATTACTTAATTACCTTGGTGTTGTCAACCTTTCCCCGTTAAGTGATGATCAAGATAATACGGGAACTGCAGATCTTGATGTTGTGCATGCAATATCTCAAACTGCTCATTGCATTGCACAAGGAAAAGTGGGAAGCGGATTTGATATTAGTTCAGCAGTTTACGGAAGTCAACGTTATGTTCGCTTCTCACCTGAAGTTCTTTCTTCAGCACAG GTTGCATATGAAGGCAAGCCATTGGATGAAGTTATTAGTGAAGTCTTAAAAGGCCAGTGGGATCATGAGAGGACTAAATTCTCGTTACCTCCAATGATGACACTG TTACTTGGTGAGCCGGGAACTGGTGGATCATCCACGCCATCAATGGTTGGTGCTGTCAAGAAATGGCTGAAGTCTGATCCTGAAAGGTCTGGAGATACCTGGTCAAAGTTGTCTAATGCAAACTCAGCTCTTGAAAAACAACTGAATCTTTTAAGTAAATCAGCAGCTGAACATGCAGATGCATATCAATGTGTAATAAACAACTGCAGTATTCGCAAGTCTGAAGAG TGGATGGAACATGCAACTGAACCAAGACAAGTAGAAATTGTAAAAGCATTATTAGAATCTAGGGGTTCTATGCTTGAGATCAGGAATCACATGCGATTAATGGGAGAGGCTGCAGGCATTCCA ATAGAACCTGTATCGCAAACGCAGCTGTTGGATGCTACAATGAACACTGAGGGAGTCCTGTTGGCGGGAGTTCCTGGTGCAGGTGGATTTGATGCTGTATTTGCTGTCACCTTAGGGAAAGCGAGTAGCACCAATCTCACGAAAGCATGGAGTTCACACAATGTTTTGGCCATGCTAGTGAGGGAAGATCCTCGAGGAGTTATCTTAGAAATTAATGACCCTCGTGCTAGGGAGATTACATCTGCCTTATCAGCAATTCATGTTGAATGA